The Aquidulcibacter paucihalophilus genomic interval GAAGCCCTCCGGCGTGCGGTTGTCGCGGTCGATGAAGGGCCGGTCGCGCTCGTCCACGTCCGAGGTGATCAACTGGGCGCTCTCGGCGTCGGTGCGGGCCACGATCAGGGTCGGGGCACCCATGACGTCAGCGGCCAGGCGGGCGGCGATCAGGTTCCGCTCATGCGCCTGGGTCGGGATCAGGACCTTGCCGCCGAGGTGGCCGCACTTCTTCTCCGACGCCAGCTGGTCCTCGAAATGGACGCCCGCGGCTCCCGCCTCGATGAAGGCCTTCATGATTTCGAAGCTGTTCAGCGGCCCGCCGAAGCCGGCCTCGGCGTCGGCCACGATGGGGACGAACCAGTCACGCTTGGCTCCGCCCTCGGCGTGTTCGATCTGGTCGGCGCGTTGCAGGGTGCGATTGATGCGGCGGCACAGTTCCGGCGCGGCGTTGGCCGGGTAGAGCGACTGGTCCGGATACATGGCCCCGGCGGTGTTGGCGTCGGCGGCGACCTGCCAGCCCGACAGATAGATGGCCTTCAGCCCGGCCCGCACCATCTGCATGGCCTGGTTGCCGGTCACGGCACCAAGGGCGTTCACGAACGGCTCCTCGTGCAGCAGCTCCCACAGGCGGTTGGCACCGCGCTCCGCCAGGGTGTGGGTGATCGGCACCGACCCGCGCAGGCGACGCACGTCTTCCGGCGTATAGGGCCGTTCAATGCCGTCGAAGCGACCGACGGGCGACGGAACGAGATGGGCGAAGCTGGTCATGACGGTCTCGGCTCGGGAATGCGGTCATCGCCGCGGGTCTCGAGGAGCAGAACACGCCCAAGTCACGAATGACACAGACCCGGTCGAGCCATTCGTGTCATTCAGTCATGATGTGACATAGACCGTTAAGTCATTTTGTGACTAACATGCGATCATGGACGCCGCCGCCGATCGCAAGCTGTTCCTCGGAGGCCGCCTCAAGCGGCTCCGGCGTGATCTGGCCCTGACCCAGACCGCCATGGCGGGCGATCTCGGCGTCTCGCCCTCCTACCTCAATCACATCGAGCGCAACCAGCGGCCCGTCTCGGCCCAGTTGCTGCTGCGGCTGGCCGACACCTATGACGTCGACCTGCGCACTCTCGGCCAGTCCGCCGGTCCCGCCTCCGAGGCCGAACTGGCCGAGGCCTTCGCCGATCCGGTCTTCCAGGGCCTGGCGGTGCCGCGGCACGAGATCGTCCAGCTGGCCGAAGACCAGCCCGCCGCAGCCGACGCCCTGCTGCGGCTGTACCGCGCCTTCTCCGACCGCCGCGCCCGCGAGGGTGCCAAGGCGGGCGGAGGCGACGACAGCCCCTCCGACTGGGTGCGCGAATACATCCAGTCGCGCCGCAACCATTTCCCCGAACTCGACACGCTCGGCGAAGGCCTCGCCGAGGCCCTCCTCGCCGAGACCCCGGGTGAGCCGTTCGAGACCCGGGTTCGCGCCCGCCTCCAGACCCGCCACGGCCTCAGCGTCCGCACCCTGCCGGCCGAGGTCATGGTCGAATGGACCCGTCGCTATGACCCGCACCGCAAACGGCTGCTGCTGTCCGAGACCCTCGGCCCCGCCTCCCGCGCCTTCGCCGTCGCCTTCCAGCTGGCCCTGTCAGAGCATGACGTCGCGCTGACCGCCCTCGCAGACGCCGCCTCCGCCCCCGACGAGCCCACGCGCCGCCTGCTCAAGGTGTCCCTGACCAACACCCTCGCCGCCGCCATCCTGATGCCCTACGGCCCCTTCCAGCGCACGGCGGAGGAGACCGGCTACGACCTCGGCCGACTGCAGGCCCGCTTCGGCGTCAGCTACGAACAGGCCGCCCACCGCCTGACCACCCTGTCGCGCCCGACGGCGCGCGGCGTGCCCTTCTTCCTCATGCGAGTCGATCAGGCCGGCAACATCTCCAAGCGGTTCGCCTCGGGAGCCTTCCCCTTCTCCCGCTTCGGCGGGGCCTGCCCCCGCTGGCGGCTGCACTCCGCCTTCCGCACGCCCGGTCGTGTCATCACCCAGATCATCGAGACCCCGGACGGCGGCCGCTGGTTCACCCTCGCCCGCACCGTCGACCGCCAGGGCGCCGGATCGTCTTTTGGCGCCTTCACCGAGGGCCAGGACCTCGCCATCGGCCTCGGCTGCGAGCTGAAGCACGCCCACCGCCTGACTTATGCCCGCGGCCTCGACTTGACCGCGCCCGAGGTCACCCCCATCGGCCCGGCCTGCCGCCTGTGCCACCGCCACCCCTGCGCCGAACGCGCCGCAGCGCCGATCGACCGCCCTCTGGTGGTCGACGACTGGGCCAAGTCGGTCAGTCCGTATCCGTTCGCGGGGGGATGAGGCGGACGTCCGCTTTGGGTGGTTAGCGGACATTTTTTACCGCTGGCCCGCGTCCATCTCTGAGCCGCCCATGTGCCGGACGAACGCCTCGCGCACACTGGAACGGAAAGTTTGGGCCTCTGAGCCATCCGGGTCCCAGCCCTCCGCCTTGAATAGGGCGTCGGCGAACTCCTCATTGGTCAAGACGCCGGACTGAGGGAGGAACTGGTCAACGTGCAGGGGTTGGCCATCGACAACGGAACCGCAGAACCCGAGGCGGACGCAGACTTCTTCCAAAAGCTTGTCGTAGGCGGCTCTCATCTCTCAACCGTAGCGGAGCCGGGAAGGTCCGCAATGGGTCGTTAGCGGACGGTCGGCTCTGGGGGAAAGCGGACTTTCGGACGAGCGTTTGATTTCTGCTCTCGGCACACTTCAGCGGTCTACCAACGCCCGCCTGGACGCCGCCCCGGGTGATTGAGAGGTAAAGCGGCCCGATCGTCTGGCACATGAATGTTGGCGAACCATCGCATCAGAACGCGATCCCCGGCGACTGGCCGAACACTGGCGTTCGTAAAGGCAGCCTGTCCAAACTCAGGCGGGATCCCGATATCAACCGCGACCAATGCGACATCGTCGCCGACAGCCCCATCGCAATCGGGGCGGTCGCTGGTTCGTTCATAGACCTCGATACGACCACGGTGCGTAAGGGCTGGTTCGTCGAACTGGACGGGGGGACCCTGTAGGCGGCGCACTGTGATTGTTCCGCACTCGCTCTCGAACATCACAATTTCGCCCATCACATTCATCCGACCATCTCGCCCGCCCTCGACACGCTGATCGACCAAAAAAGGGTCGACAGCCGGCGGTGCCTGCCAGTCGCGATAATCATAAGGGCGCGCGGCGCACGAGGCGACGAGGCCGCCTGCGACTAAGACTTGTATCCAACGAAACGCATGACGGTGAGACATTCGGCTAGCTATGCACCGTGGTCGCCAAACCGCAACGGCTCGCGCCAACGTCCGCTATGGGTCGATAGCCGCCCGTCGCCTGAGGATAGGAAGCGGACATTGAAAAGTCGCTGCTCAAGATGCACCGTGAGCTGCCTCAAGGGGTGGAGAAGTCTGTCATCGCTACCAAAATCACGCCCTCAAAAGCCGTCAGCCGTGGCAACCTGACCGTCAACGGCGCGGTCATGTCGATGATGTTTGGCGTCCCGGCATTCGCTTTTGCGGTGCCCCTGCTCCTTGGACTTGATGTGCAAACAGCCGGTGCGGCGGCAGGGCTCGCCTTCTTTGCAAGCTGGCCCTTGGCTTGGCTCACATGGTCCGTTCTCG includes:
- the aceA gene encoding isocitrate lyase, with the translated sequence MTSFAHLVPSPVGRFDGIERPYTPEDVRRLRGSVPITHTLAERGANRLWELLHEEPFVNALGAVTGNQAMQMVRAGLKAIYLSGWQVAADANTAGAMYPDQSLYPANAAPELCRRINRTLQRADQIEHAEGGAKRDWFVPIVADAEAGFGGPLNSFEIMKAFIEAGAAGVHFEDQLASEKKCGHLGGKVLIPTQAHERNLIAARLAADVMGAPTLIVARTDAESAQLITSDVDERDRPFIDRDNRTPEGFFRLKEGTGLDHCIARGLSYAKYADVLWWETSHPDLDDARRFAEAVHKEHPGKLLAYNCSPSFNWKAKLDDATIAKFQRELGAMGYKFQFVTLAGFHSLNNAMFELADGYRDRGMAAYSELQQREFANEAAGYTATRHQREVGTGYFDQVATVISNGQSSTTALKDSTETAQFVAAE
- a CDS encoding short-chain fatty acyl-CoA regulator family protein, producing the protein MDAAADRKLFLGGRLKRLRRDLALTQTAMAGDLGVSPSYLNHIERNQRPVSAQLLLRLADTYDVDLRTLGQSAGPASEAELAEAFADPVFQGLAVPRHEIVQLAEDQPAAADALLRLYRAFSDRRAREGAKAGGGDDSPSDWVREYIQSRRNHFPELDTLGEGLAEALLAETPGEPFETRVRARLQTRHGLSVRTLPAEVMVEWTRRYDPHRKRLLLSETLGPASRAFAVAFQLALSEHDVALTALADAASAPDEPTRRLLKVSLTNTLAAAILMPYGPFQRTAEETGYDLGRLQARFGVSYEQAAHRLTTLSRPTARGVPFFLMRVDQAGNISKRFASGAFPFSRFGGACPRWRLHSAFRTPGRVITQIIETPDGGRWFTLARTVDRQGAGSSFGAFTEGQDLAIGLGCELKHAHRLTYARGLDLTAPEVTPIGPACRLCHRHPCAERAAAPIDRPLVVDDWAKSVSPYPFAGG